Proteins found in one Homalodisca vitripennis isolate AUS2020 chromosome 4, UT_GWSS_2.1, whole genome shotgun sequence genomic segment:
- the LOC124359748 gene encoding protein LZIC-like isoform X1, translating into MTSKGQIETDKLKQNLEEQLERLVQQLADLEECKDDLEPIEYMESKADTMEQLEELNVKLKKHLAGDMTLVDQLSSMQLATQAAISKAFQTPAVIRMFARREPQQLRERLQAVERDLKLGKLSSNAADREKAEILSALRQLGEKLTPAELHFISDQTDNQTSLGKNFRFEQVTEDASVGERAVMDLATSDVLAAQKNS; encoded by the exons ATGACTTCTAAAGGACAAATTGAgactgataaattaaaacaaaacttagaaGAACAATTGGAACGCCTTGTACAACAGTTAGCTGATTTAGAGGAGTGCAA AGATGACCTTGAACCCATTGAATACATGGAATCCAAAGCTGATACAATGGAACAATTGGAAGAACTGAATGTGAAATTGAAGAAACACCTGGCAGGAGATATGACGCTAGTGGACCAATTAAGTTCAATGCAGCTG GCCACACAAGCTGCCATCAGTAAAGCATTCCAGACGCCGGCTGTGATCCGTATGTTCGCCCGCAGGGAGCCTCAGCAACTCAGGGAGAGACTGCAGGCTGTTGAAAGAGACCTCAAGCTGGGCAAACTGTCCTCCAATGCAGCAGACAGGGAAAAG GCAGAAATACTCTCTGCGTTGAGACAACTTGGGGAGAAGTTGACACCAGCAGAACTTCATTTCATCTCCGATCAAACAGACAACCAAACCTCTTTGGGTAAGAACTTCAGGTTTGAACAAGTCACAGAGGATGCAA GTGTTGGAGAGAGGGCTGTGATGGACTTAGCAACCAGTGACGTCCTAGCAGCACAGAAGAATTCCTAA
- the LOC124359748 gene encoding protein LZIC-like isoform X2 — MESKADTMEQLEELNVKLKKHLAGDMTLVDQLSSMQLATQAAISKAFQTPAVIRMFARREPQQLRERLQAVERDLKLGKLSSNAADREKAEILSALRQLGEKLTPAELHFISDQTDNQTSLGKNFRFEQVTEDASVGERAVMDLATSDVLAAQKNS, encoded by the exons ATGGAATCCAAAGCTGATACAATGGAACAATTGGAAGAACTGAATGTGAAATTGAAGAAACACCTGGCAGGAGATATGACGCTAGTGGACCAATTAAGTTCAATGCAGCTG GCCACACAAGCTGCCATCAGTAAAGCATTCCAGACGCCGGCTGTGATCCGTATGTTCGCCCGCAGGGAGCCTCAGCAACTCAGGGAGAGACTGCAGGCTGTTGAAAGAGACCTCAAGCTGGGCAAACTGTCCTCCAATGCAGCAGACAGGGAAAAG GCAGAAATACTCTCTGCGTTGAGACAACTTGGGGAGAAGTTGACACCAGCAGAACTTCATTTCATCTCCGATCAAACAGACAACCAAACCTCTTTGGGTAAGAACTTCAGGTTTGAACAAGTCACAGAGGATGCAA GTGTTGGAGAGAGGGCTGTGATGGACTTAGCAACCAGTGACGTCCTAGCAGCACAGAAGAATTCCTAA
- the LOC124359749 gene encoding LOW QUALITY PROTEIN: pyridoxal phosphate phosphatase PHOSPHO2-like (The sequence of the model RefSeq protein was modified relative to this genomic sequence to represent the inferred CDS: deleted 2 bases in 1 codon): MLRRRLLVAFDFDHTMVEENSDIVARKLIHVDLIPEKVRRLYQTSGWTQYMAEVFKLLYKNKVKKEMILGAMHNLTPTPNMQELLKVLKVEGHETIIISDSNSVFIEEWLQHKNLQECVKHVFTNPASFDEKGLLSIQPYQDQNWCDLSTRNLCKGYILETYLKERQTEGESFDAVVYVGDGQNDLCPALKLKENDFVFPRAGFQLENSLKDSTFQGKLAAKVYIWTSADEIRNNLESVL; this comes from the exons atgttgcGTCGACGTCTGCTTGTGGCATTTGACTTTGATCATACTATGGTAGAAGAGAATAGTGACATAGTCGCTCGTAAGCTGATCCATGTAGACTTGATACCTGAGAAAGTTCGTAGACTGTATCAGACAAGTGGGTGGACCCAGTACATGGCTGAAGTGTTCAAACtgttgtacaaaaataaagtaaagaaagaAATGATCCTTGGAGCAATGCACAACTTGACGCCCACACCAAACATGCAGGAGCTCCTCAAG GTTTTAAAAGTGGAAGGGCATGAAACAATCATCATATCAGACTCAAATTCAGTGTTCATTGAAGAATGGTTGCAACATAAGAACCTCCAAGAATGCGTGAAACATGTTTTTACAAACCCGGCGAGTTTTGATGAAAAAGGTCTTCTCTCGATCCAACCATACCAGGATCAGAACTGGTGTGATTTGAGCACTCGAAATCTGTGTAAAGGTTACATTCTTGAAACTTATCTGAAGGAGAGACAAACTGAGGGAGAAAGTTTTGATGCTGTAGTGTACGTGGGAGATGGACAGAATGATTTGTGTCCTGCGCTCAAGTTGAAAGAAAATGACTTTGTGTTCCCCAGAGCAGGGTTTCAATTAGAAAATTCACTAAAAGACTCCACGTTTCAGGGTAAACTTGCTGCCAAAGTTTACATATGGACTTCAGCtgatgaaataagaaataatctAGAAAGCGTTTTATAA